The Sulfurimonas hydrogeniphila genome includes a window with the following:
- the soxB gene encoding thiosulfohydrolase SoxB, which produces MEISRRDFMHIAAIFGLTAATSSFASSQKIEQIGLKDIYQFNSMGNFTLMHICDLHAHIKPLYWREPSTLISAPNLVGTPGFLCGEAFAKHYGLEPSSLDAYFDTYIDFSKLAKKFGKMGGIAHIKTLTNHIIKERGKENVLFLDSGDTWQGTGVALKTAGEAIVKAQNYLGIDTMVGHWEFTYGKERVKELIEMLDAKFISQNIIGDDPFADEYEELIFEPYTIEERGGAKIGIIGQSFPFTSTANPKEFTEGWSFGLRLETLQEYVDELKNEKKVDCVVVLSHDGFSVDQEVARKVKGIDFILSGHTHDPSPEPIVINGTVIVIAGSHGKYIGRLDIDAKNGKVNGYEYKLIPIASHIIPADPEGVKLVNELYAPFDKEFNEVLGRTKGMLYKRDTFFSTFDQLINDAIMDEMKCDVSFTPGYRWGTTVLAGDNILMDNVYEMCGITYPDVYTFELKGEKIATLLEDIADNVFNANPLYQQGGDMSRLGGVTYSIAVSNKAGERISNLKIGGKPIDLKKTYIVSSWGGNLQKAGANLQTDKIRPVYDVVRDYIKKKKVVDVSNKGNVTILDYSCGCPTKGSRGC; this is translated from the coding sequence ATGGAAATTTCTAGAAGAGATTTTATGCACATTGCAGCGATATTTGGACTGACTGCAGCTACAAGCAGCTTTGCAAGTTCACAAAAAATAGAGCAGATTGGTTTAAAAGATATATACCAGTTTAATTCAATGGGTAATTTTACACTGATGCATATATGTGATTTACATGCACATATAAAACCACTGTACTGGAGAGAGCCCTCAACATTGATCTCTGCTCCAAACCTTGTGGGAACACCTGGGTTTTTATGTGGTGAAGCATTTGCAAAGCATTATGGACTTGAACCAAGTTCTCTTGATGCATATTTCGACACATATATAGACTTTAGCAAATTGGCTAAAAAGTTTGGAAAAATGGGCGGTATCGCGCACATTAAAACTTTGACAAATCACATTATAAAAGAACGCGGAAAAGAGAATGTACTTTTCCTTGATTCCGGTGATACATGGCAGGGAACTGGTGTGGCACTGAAAACCGCTGGCGAAGCTATTGTAAAAGCCCAAAATTATCTTGGAATTGACACTATGGTAGGGCACTGGGAATTTACCTATGGGAAAGAGAGAGTCAAAGAGCTGATTGAGATGCTTGATGCGAAATTTATTTCTCAAAATATCATAGGTGATGATCCTTTTGCTGATGAGTATGAAGAGTTGATTTTTGAACCGTATACTATTGAAGAGCGTGGTGGGGCAAAAATCGGAATTATCGGACAATCCTTTCCGTTTACATCTACTGCGAACCCAAAAGAGTTTACAGAGGGTTGGAGTTTTGGTTTAAGACTTGAAACACTTCAAGAATATGTAGATGAGTTGAAAAATGAGAAAAAAGTGGACTGCGTTGTTGTGCTTTCGCACGATGGATTCAGCGTTGATCAGGAAGTGGCGCGTAAAGTTAAAGGTATCGACTTTATTTTAAGCGGTCATACACATGACCCTTCACCGGAACCTATTGTAATTAACGGTACTGTTATCGTTATTGCAGGAAGTCACGGAAAATATATAGGTCGTTTGGATATTGATGCAAAAAACGGAAAAGTGAACGGATATGAGTACAAACTGATTCCTATTGCTTCGCATATTATTCCGGCAGATCCGGAGGGTGTAAAGCTTGTCAATGAATTGTATGCTCCTTTTGATAAAGAGTTTAATGAAGTGTTAGGCCGAACAAAAGGAATGCTTTATAAGCGTGATACATTCTTCTCAACATTTGATCAGCTCATCAATGATGCAATTATGGATGAGATGAAATGTGATGTCTCTTTTACTCCAGGGTACAGATGGGGAACAACAGTGCTTGCCGGTGACAATATTTTAATGGACAATGTATATGAGATGTGTGGGATTACCTATCCTGATGTGTATACATTTGAGTTAAAAGGTGAAAAAATTGCAACACTTTTAGAAGATATTGCAGATAATGTTTTTAATGCAAACCCTCTATACCAGCAGGGTGGTGACATGAGCCGTCTTGGCGGTGTAACCTATTCTATCGCCGTTTCAAACAAAGCGGGTGAGAGAATATCAAATCTTAAGATTGGAGGTAAACCTATAGACTTGAAGAAAACATATATAGTCTCATCATGGGGTGGGAACCTGCAAAAAGCAGGCGCCAACTTGCAAACTGACAAAATTCGTCCGGTTTATGATGTTGTACGTGATTATATTAAAAAGAAAAAAGTGGTTGATGTGAGTAACAAAGGTAATGTTACTATACTAGATTACAGTTGTGGCTGTCCGACTAAGGGGTCAAGAGGCTGCTAA
- a CDS encoding OprD family outer membrane porin, whose amino-acid sequence MKNMIKLAAGTAALLLMATSAQATLKTDKVTLKGNMQVKYNKLPSPVDSLKEAFTEGMFYGRFRTNFFYWDWDVENYATGGKQKDNKNNGVGGSLIYKSAPFKGFSGTVGLYTSQNLDFFRMDKQDAKYAKSGKDTFSRYNLSTGGHYGITDLGQAYLQYDATKKTTVKVGRQMFETVFTKSNDTKMIPNTFDGLTVVSKDLPKTTVKLAYFTKQKLRDHTVAHDVLAFDPNNKWNQNDDSAINKNLTVARIGQDNKLIVGTVTNKSVKNLKASVGYATVPGVVSNITLEAHYTIPVGSMKVVPGVRYMMQYDALGANYGVANLKGNQTNYTNPNSLDSNLLCARIDFKQGAFLGRLGYSKVADKADIVAPWRGFPTGGFTRAMAQYNWYANTQTIMLRAGYDFGKAKILPGFSVMVRYAMQDFDDSKPGVQADSNIIHMDVRQNIGHSSELKFRLGMVDAKPTNGKTDVSYNEYRLEYNYFF is encoded by the coding sequence ATGAAAAATATGATTAAATTGGCAGCTGGAACTGCTGCTTTACTACTAATGGCTACTTCAGCACAGGCAACGTTAAAGACAGATAAGGTTACTTTAAAAGGGAACATGCAAGTGAAGTATAACAAACTTCCATCTCCAGTTGATTCTTTGAAAGAAGCTTTTACTGAGGGTATGTTCTACGGTCGTTTCAGAACAAACTTTTTCTATTGGGACTGGGATGTAGAAAATTATGCAACTGGCGGAAAGCAAAAAGATAACAAAAACAATGGTGTCGGTGGTAGTTTAATCTATAAATCTGCTCCGTTTAAAGGGTTCAGCGGAACTGTTGGCCTGTATACATCACAAAACTTAGATTTCTTTCGTATGGATAAACAAGATGCAAAATATGCAAAATCGGGTAAAGATACATTCAGCAGATATAATTTATCAACTGGCGGGCATTATGGTATTACTGATTTAGGTCAGGCATATTTGCAGTATGATGCTACAAAAAAGACAACTGTTAAAGTTGGTCGTCAAATGTTTGAGACAGTGTTTACAAAATCAAATGATACAAAGATGATACCAAATACTTTTGACGGTCTTACTGTTGTCAGTAAAGATTTACCAAAAACTACGGTAAAACTTGCATATTTTACAAAACAAAAACTAAGAGATCATACAGTTGCACATGATGTTCTCGCATTTGATCCAAACAATAAATGGAACCAAAATGATGATTCGGCAATAAACAAAAACCTCACAGTTGCAAGAATAGGACAGGATAACAAACTTATAGTCGGTACTGTGACAAACAAGTCTGTTAAAAACCTCAAAGCAAGTGTAGGTTATGCAACAGTTCCCGGTGTTGTGAGCAATATTACATTGGAAGCACATTATACTATTCCTGTCGGTTCAATGAAAGTTGTCCCTGGTGTGAGATATATGATGCAGTATGATGCTTTGGGTGCCAACTACGGTGTGGCAAACTTAAAAGGGAATCAGACAAACTATACTAATCCGAACTCTTTGGATTCAAATCTTTTATGTGCAAGAATTGACTTTAAACAAGGTGCATTTTTAGGCCGTTTAGGGTACTCAAAAGTAGCTGACAAAGCAGATATCGTTGCTCCATGGCGTGGATTCCCGACGGGTGGATTTACTCGTGCAATGGCTCAGTATAACTGGTATGCAAACACTCAAACTATTATGCTTCGCGCAGGATATGACTTTGGAAAAGCAAAAATTCTTCCAGGATTCAGTGTAATGGTCAGATACGCAATGCAGGATTTTGATGACAGTAAACCAGGTGTACAGGCTGATAGTAATATTATTCATATGGATGTTCGTCAGAACATCGGACACAGCAGTGAATTAAAATTCAGACTCGGTATGGTTGACGCGAAACCGACAAACGGTAAGACAGATGTATCATACAATGAGTACCGTTTAGAGTATAACTACTTCTTCTAA